Proteins encoded by one window of Vespula pensylvanica isolate Volc-1 chromosome 6, ASM1446617v1, whole genome shotgun sequence:
- the LOC122629756 gene encoding histone H4 — translation MTGRGKGGKGLGKGGAKRHRKVLRDNIQGITKPAIRRLARRGGVKRISGLIYEETRGVLKVFLENVIRDAVTYTEHAKRKTVTAMDVVYALKRQGRTLYGFGG, via the coding sequence ATGACCGGTCGTGGTAAGGGAGGAAAAGGATTGGGAAAGGGAGGTGCGAAGCGTCACAGGAAAGTTCTTCGCGATAATATCCAAGGTATTACCAAACCTGCGATTCGTCGTTTGGCTCGTCGAGGTGGTGTGAAACGTATATCTGGATTGATTTACGAAGAAACTCGTGGCGTATTAAAAGTTTTTCTGGAAAACGTCATTCGCGATGCAGTCACGTATACCGAACATGCTAAGAGAAAGACTGTGACAGCCATGGACGTTGTTTACGCTTTGAAGCGTCAAGGACGCACTCTCTATGGGTTTGGTGGTTAA
- the LOC122629755 gene encoding histone H2B-like, translated as MPPKASGKAVKKAGKAQKNISKSDKKKKRKRKESYAIYIYKVLKQVHPDTGISSKAMSIMNSFVNDVFERIAAEASRLAHYNKRSTITSREIQTAVRLLLPGELAKHAVSEGTKAVTKYTSSK; from the coding sequence ATGCCGCCTAAAGCTAGTGGTAAAGCTGTTAAAAAAGCTGGTAAAGCTCAGAAGAATATCAGTAAAtctgataaaaagaagaagcgtaagaggaaggaaagttACGCTATTTACATCTATAAAGTACTCAAGCAAGTACATCCGGATACTGGAATCTCCAGTAAAGCTATGAGCATTATGAACAGTTTCGTCAACGATGTTTTTGAACGAATTGCCGCGGAAGCATCGAGATTAGCTCATTATAACAAACGTTCGACGATTACTTCTCGGGAAATTCAAACTGCAGTGCGTTTGTTGCTACCTGGTGAACTTGCAAAACACGCTGTTAGTGAAGGTACCAAAGCTGTGACTAAATACACTAGCTccaaataa
- the LOC122629754 gene encoding histone H2B-like — protein sequence MPPKASGKAVKKAGKAQKNISKSDKKKKRKRKESYAIYIYKVLKQVHPDTGISSKAMSIMNSFVNDVFERIAAEASRLAHYNKRSTITSREIQTAVRLLLPGELAKHAVSEGTKAVTKYTSSK from the coding sequence ATGCCGCCTAAAGCTAGTGGTAAGGCTGTTAAAAAAGCTGGTAAAGCTCAGAAGAACATCAGCAagtctgataaaaaaaagaagcgtaagaggaaggaaagttacgctatttacatttataaagtACTTAAACAAGTACATCCAGATACTGGAATCTCCAGTAAAGCCATGAGCATTATGAACAGTTTCGTCAACGATGTTTTCGAACGAATTGCCGCGGAAGCATCGAGATTAGCTCATTACAACAAACGTTCGACGATTACTTCTCGGGAAATTCAAACTGCAGTGCGTTTGTTGCTACCTGGTGAACTTGCAAAACACGCTGTTAGTGAAGGTACCAAAGCTGTGACAAAATACACTAGCTccaaataa
- the LOC122629751 gene encoding histone H2A-like → MSGRGSDSKSKGKITIKSRSLRAGLQFPVGRIHRLLRKGNYAERVGAGAPVYLAAVLEYLAAEVLELTGNAARDNKKTRIVPRHVQLAIRHDEELNKVLSGVTIAQGGVLPNIQSVLLPKKTEKKA, encoded by the coding sequence ATGTCTGGACGAGGCAGTGATAGTAAATCGAAAGGGAAGATTACTATTAAATCACGATCTCTCCGAGCTGGTTTACAATTTCCTGTTGGTCGTATCCATCGCCTTTTAAGGAAAGGCAACTATGCCGAACGAGTAGGTGCTGGTGCACCCGTATACCTCGCTGCAGTATTAGAATATCTAGCTGCTGAAGTTTTAGAATTGACTGGAAATGCAGCgcgtgataataaaaaaaccaGAATAGTACCGAGGCATGTACAACTTGCCATACGTCACGatgaagaattaaataaagtattatCTGGTGTAACTATTGCTCAAGGCGGTGTATTGCCAAATATTCAAAGTGTTTTATTACctaaaaagacagagaagaaagCATAA
- the LOC122629752 gene encoding histone H2A-like, producing MSGRGKGGKVKGKTKSRSNRAGLQFPVGRIHRLLRKGNYAERVGAGAPVYLAAVMEYLAAEVLELAGNAARDNKKTRIIPRHLQLAIRNDEELNKLLSGVTIAQGGVLPNIQAVLLPKKTEKKT from the coding sequence ATGTCTGGACGTGGGAAAGGCGGTAAAGTGAAGGGAAAGACGAAGTCACGGTCAAATAGAGCTGGATTACAATTTCCAGTTGGTCGTATCCATCGTCTTTTAAGGAAAGGTAATTATGCCGAACGCGTTGGAGCCGGAGCGCCAGTTTATCTGGCAGCAGTGATGGAATATTTAGCTGCTGAAGTTCTCGAGTTGGCCGGAAATGCTGCTCGTGATAACAAAAAGACAAGAATTATTCCGAGACACTTACAATTGGCGATTCGAAATGacgaagaattaaataaattgttgtCTGGCGTGACTATTGCTCAGGGCGGTGTCTTGCCAAACATACAAGCTGTTTTGCTTCCAAAAAAgacggaaaagaaaacataa
- the LOC122629750 gene encoding histone H1-like — MEDTTNNSGNTTVENNTENVKPTPKKATKAKTKAQRPKSTHPPTSEMVTAAIKELKDRKGSSLQAIKKYIVATYKVDGEKVTPFIKRYLKTAVSSGSVVQTKGKGASGSFKLSTVKSGTTKTKAQRSPKEKKATDKSVEKKNAVANKPASNNKKAKAPKKTETAKKPADQKKPKAASSPKTAAKAGVKTAAAAATAAAATTAEKKTTKKATQAKTISKTRKTAKAPAAKTKTPKPKKATTNKATAKK; from the coding sequence ATGGAGGACACGACAAATAATAGTGGAAATACAACAGTTGAAAATAACACCGAGAACGTGAAGCCTACTCCAAAAAAGGCTACTAAAGCGAAAACGAAAGCGCAACGGCCGAAATCCACACATCCTCCAACCTCTGAAATGGTTACTGCTGCCATTAAAGAGTTAAAGGATCGTAAGGGCTCGTCGTTACAAGCTATTAAGAAGTATATCGTTGCTACGTATAAAGTTGATGGTGAAAAAGTTACACCGTTTATAAAACGGTATCTAAAAACTGCAGTATCTTCTGGTTCTGTAGTACAAACTAAAGGAAAAGGTGCATCAGGTTCATTTAAACTTTCAACTGTCAAAAGTGGAACTACCAAGACCAAAGCTCAACGATCTCctaaagagaagaaagctACAGATAAATCtgtcgagaaaaagaatgctGTAGCAAATAAACCGGCTAGTAATAACAAGAAAGCGAAAGCACCGAAGAAGACTGAGACTGCAAAGAAACCTGCAGATCAAAAGAAACCTAAAGCAGCATCATCTCCTAAAACTGCTGCTAAAGCTGGTGTTAaaactgctgctgctgctgctactgccgCTGCTGCAACTACAGCTGAAAAGAAAACTACGAAGAAGGCGACACAAGCGAAAACAATATCAAAAACTAGGAAAACTGCAAAAGCACCAGCTGCCAAAACTAAAACTCCAAAACCAAAAAAAGCTACGACTAACAAGGCTACtgctaaaaaataa
- the LOC122629893 gene encoding histone H4, translating into MTGRGKGGKGLGKGGAKRHRKVLRDNIQGITKPAIRRLARRGGVKRISGLIYEETRGVLKVFLENVIRDAVTYTEHAKRKTVTAMDVVYALKRQGRTLYGFGG; encoded by the coding sequence ATGACTGGTCgaggaaagggaggaaaaggaTTGGGAAAGGGAGGTGCGAAGCGTCACAGGAAAGTTCTTCGCGATAATATCCAAGGTATCACTAAACCTGCGATTCGTCGTTTGGCTCGTCGAGGTGGTGTGAAACGTATATCTGGGTTAATTTACGAAGAAACTCGTGGAgtattaaaagtttttttggAAAACGTTATTCGTGATGCAGTCACGTACACTGAACACGCCAAAAGAAAGACTGTGACAGCTATGGACGTCGTCTACGCTCTGAAGCGTCAAGGACGTACTCTCTATGGATTTGGAGGTTAA
- the LOC122629757 gene encoding histone H4: MTGRGKGGKGLGKGGAKRHRKVLRDNIQGITKPAIRRLARRGGVKRISGLIYEETRGVLKVFLENVIRDAVTYTEHAKRKTVTAMDVVYALKRQGRTLYGFGG; the protein is encoded by the coding sequence atgaCTGGTCGTGGAAAGGGAGGGAAGGGATTGGGAAAGGGAGGTGCAAAGCGTCATAGAAAAGTTCTTCGCGATAATATCCAAGGTATCACTAAACCTGCGATTCGTCGTTTGGCTCGTCGAGGTGGTGTGAAACGTATATCTGGGTTAATTTACGAAGAAACTCGTGGCGTATTAAAAGTTTTTCTGGAAAACGTCATTCGCGATGCGGTCACGTATACCGAACACGCTAAGAGAAAGACTGTGACAGCCATGGACGTTGTTTATGCTTTGAAACGTCAAGGACGTACTCTCTATGGATTTGGTGGTTAA
- the LOC122629753 gene encoding histone H2A-like yields MSGRGKGGKVKGKAKSRSNRAGLQFPVGRIHRLLRKGNYAERVGAGAPVYLAAVMEYLAAEVLELAGNAARDNKKTRIIPRHLQLAIRNDEELNKLLSGVTIAQGGVLPNIQAVLLPKKTEKKT; encoded by the coding sequence ATGTCTGGACGTGGAAAAGGTGGTAAAGTAAAGGGAAAGGCAAAGTCGCGGTCGAATAGAGCTGGATTACAATTTCCAGTTGGCCGTATCCATCGTCTTTTAAGGAAAGGTAATTATGCTGAACGCGTTGGAGCCGGAGCGCCAGTTTATTTGGCAGCAGTGATGGAATATTTAGCTGCTGAAGTTCTCGAGTTGGCCGGAAATGCTGCTCGTGATAACAAAAAGACAAGAATTATTCCGAGACATTTACAATTGGCGATTCGAAATGacgaagaattaaataaattgttgtCTGGAGTGACTATTGCTCAGGGTGGTGTCCTGCCAAATATACAGGCAGTTTTGCTTCCAAAGAAaactgaaaagaaaacataa